The DNA window GCACCATCGAGCTGCGCGTGTGCGACACGCCGCTGACGGTGGAGCGGGCGGCGGCGCTAGCGGTGTATCTGCAATCGTTGTGCAGCTATCTGCTGGAGCGCCGGGAAGAGGCGCCGGCCGAGGATGACTATCTGGTGTATAACTACAACCGCTTCCAGGCTTGCCGTTTCGGGCTGGATGGCACCTTGGTGCATCCGAAGAGTTACGACAGCTTGTCGCTGCGCGAGGATATTTTGACCACGCTGCGCAAGATGGAGCCGTATGGCGCCAAGCTGGGCGCCACGGCGGGCTTGCAGCATCTGATGCAGGTCACGCACGAGGGCAGCGACGCGCATTATCTCCGGCAGCAGTTCGATCGCAGCGGTAGCGCCGAGGGCATGGTCGACGCGGCGATCCACCGGTTCCGTGGGCGATAGTTAGCGGTATTGGCGGACCATGGCGGATTACGGCGTGCCGCCTAATCCGCCCTACGTGTCTCCGTTGTTACGCGGCCGTCGATAAATTCTGAACCACGTAGGGCGGATTAGCGTAGCGTAATCCGCCACGATCCGCCAGCGGCCCACGCCCAAATCCACGACTAAAACCGCGTCTCCCGCGCAACGCGCAGGAAGTTATCCAGAATGCCCGTGCAATCGAGCAGCTCCACGCCGCCGGCGCTGTGGAACTCCGGGTGCCACTGCAAGCCCATCACAAACGGCGCCTTGCGATACCTGATCGCTTCCACCATATTGTCCGGCACCGACAGCGCCTCCACCACCATATCGCGGCCCAGGGTCTTGACGGCCTGATGGTGGATCGAATTGACCAACCCGGTCTGATGCCCCTTGAACAGCTTGCTCAACGACGACCCGGCCGGAAAACTGATCTCATGCCGGTTGCGGTCATACTCGTCATTCACGTGCGCCAGCGAATCGGGCACGTCCGACGCGATGTCCTGATACAAGGTGCCGCCGAAGGCCACATTGATCAGCTGGCATCCACGGCAAATCCCCAGCACCGGCTTGCCGGCCTCGACGAATTCGTGCAACAACTCCAGCTCGTACATGTCGCGCGCGCGGTCGCCGCCCCATTCGGGCCGGGTCGGCGTTTCCGAGTAACTCTGCGGCGAGACGTCGGCGCCGCCCTGCAGCACCAGGCCGTCGAGGTGGCGCGCATAGTCGCGCAGGCGGATGTTGGATGGGTGCAGCAGACCATCGGTATTGACGGTGGGGATCATAAACACCAGCACGTCGCGCGACATGACCCATTGCGCAATCGATTCCTCCAGGTATTGCAGGTTCTTGCTGCGCAGGCCGGTGGCGCCGGCTTCCGGGTGGAAAATCCGCGCCGACACGCCGATGTGCAGCGGCCGCTGAATGATGTGGCGCGTGATCGATGCGGCGACCCGGCGGTAGCGTGCCATGACGACCCGGCCCCACAGGCTGAAGACGTTGTCGCCCGGGTCGAGGTAGCGGGGCGTGCCCACCTCGGGGCGCGTCGAGCGGCGCTCGTGGTCGCTGGCGCGGCGGTGAGGCGTTTCCTGCACGTGCACGTCTTCTGGCGGTACGTCTATGATGTCCTTATCGTCCGGCCCGGTGCTCATGCTGTCCCTCATTTACTATTGACATGATGCCAGTGTGCCATACACCGGCGTCGACGGTCGCCCGGTTCACAAATCCTTACAACTGTCGGTTGTGACCAGGTCGAGCAGACCGTCGGCGAAGCCGGCCACCAGAGGATCGGCCTCGCGCAGGCAAACCAGACCGACGGCCGACAGTAGCTTGCCGTTTGCCAGTGGCACGAAACACACGCCGTCCGGCGCCATCAACCGCATGCATTCCGGCACGATGGCGATGCCCAGGCCGGCCGCGATCAGGCTCAGCTGCGACGATTTGCGCGACAGCGCCCGGGCCGGTGTCGGAAAGAAACCCTGTTCCAGGCACAGGTTGGCGACCAGGTAGCTCAGGCCGCCCCGGTCCTTGTGCGGTATCGAGATGAACTTTTCCTTGCTCAGGCTGGCCAGTTCGACGTTGTCGAGCGCGGCCAGCGGCGAGTGGTGCGACACGGCCACCATCAGCCGCTCGGTCGACACTTGCCGCACATGGATGTGCGGATATTTGCGCAAGGTGGGCAGGCGGATCAGGCCGATGTCGGCGCGGCCTTCCTCGATATCGAGGGTCTGGTTGTCCGACGGCGCCATCGATACTTCCAGGGTCACGCCGGGGGACAGTTCGAGCAGCCGGGCGATGGCGCCGGTCAGCGTTGGCGTCAGGATCACCGAGCTCGAATGCTGCAGCCGGATCACGCCGCGCGCGCCGAGGCCGACCTGGCGCGCCTGCACCACCGTGTCGTCGATATCGTCGAGGATGCGCTTGCCGCGTTCGAAGAACAGCTGGCCGGCCGGCGTCAGCTCGATGTGGCGCGAGTCGCGCGTCAGCAGTTGCGTTTGCAGCTCGTCTTCCAGTTCCTTGATCTGGCGGCTCAGCGCCGATTGGGCGATGTACAGCTTTTCGGCGGCGCGCGAATAACTTCCCGCCTCGACGATTTCAACGAAGTACTTGAACTGTTTAAGCGATATCACCGTGTATGCCGTTTCGAGATAGATGGCCGCCGTATTTGATATTGGCCCGAACGGAGCGTCGCCGTTAAAGTGAAGCGTCTCTTCTTCATTTACGGAACCGCCATGTTGGAGCTTATCGGAATAATCGGCGTGGTATTGAGTATTGCAGTAAAACTGATATGCGTCCAGATCGGTTGCGGCAGCGGCAAAGACGAACGCGAGGATTGAAGCGGCAGCCCATATAATTGGGCATGAATAAAAATAATCTGCTTGTCGGGGCGCGCGTGCTGGCGTCGGTCGTGCTGTCGATATTGTCCGTCTGGGGTGGCCTGGCGCTGTGGTTTCAGCTGCCGGCCCTGCGCTGGCCGGCGGTGGTGGTGTGGGGCGTTGGCGCCGTCGTCACGCTGGGGCTGTGGTGGCGCAAGCGCAATGCGCGCGTGGCGCTGCCATGGCTGGCCGCGATGATCGCGCTGATGGCCTGGTGGAGCACCTTGCAGCCGACGCACAACCGCGTATGGGCCGACGATGTGTCGCGCATGGTCACCGGCCAGGTCCAAGGAGGCGTCGTCACCCTGGACCAGGTGCGCAATTTCGACTGGCGTAGCGATACCGACTACACGCAGCGATGGGAAGCGCGCAGCTACGACCTGGATCAACTGCGTTCGGTCGATGTGGCGATGTCTTATTGGATGGGGCCCGCGATCGCACACACGCTGGTGTCGTTCGGCTTCGCCGATGGACGCTATCTGACGTTCTCCATCGAGATCCGCAAGCAGCGCGGCGAGAGCTTCGACGCGATCGCCGGGTTCTTCAAGGGTTTCGAGACGGTGCTGATCGCTGCGGACGAGCGTGACATCCTGCGCGTGCGCACCAACGTTCGCGACGAGGACATGTATTTGTACCGGTTGAAGATGCCGCCCGAGGCGATGCGCTCCTTGTTCCTGGCGTATCTCGACGAAGGCGCAAAGCTCAAGCGCGAGCCGCGTTTTTACAATACGCTGACGGCCAACTGCACCACGATCATATTCGAGATGGCGCGACGCATCGATCCGGGATTGCCGCTGGATTGGCGCTTGCTGGCATCGGGTTATCTGGACCGGTATTTGTTCGACATCGGCGCGTTGGCGGGCGGGCAGGATTTCGAGACGCTGCGCCGGAACGCACACATCACGCAACGCGCCCGCGCCGCCGACAAGGACGAGGATTTCTCGACCCGTATCCGAACCGTCGCCCGATGATCCCATTTAAACCCGAACCCCGTACGCTTTTGCCACGACGCTTGCGCCGTCGCTTAGGGGTCGTACCCCAAGGGGTACGACCCCGTCTGGCTGTGCGGGTTAAGCTGCCGCGAGCCGCTTCAGCGCGCGAAATACAGCGCGTTCACCCGATCCAGGCTAACCTCGGCCGCGCGCTGCGACAGCACGACTTTCCCGCTCTGCATCAGATAAACGTGATCGGCGATGCCAATCGCCCGTTCCGTGTTCTGCTCGACCAGAATAATGGAGCGTCCGCCAGCCTTGAGCCGCTCCAGCGTCTCGAACACCTCGTTGGCGATCACCGGCGCCAATCCCAGCGACGGCTCGTCGACAAGCAGCAAACGCGGCTCGGACATCAACGCCCGCGCCATCGCCAACATCTGCGCCTCGCCACCCGACAGAGACCCCGCCAACTGCGCGCGCCGTTCCCGCAGGCGGGGAAACATCAGGTACGACTTCTCCAGCCGCGCCTTGACATGCGCCCGATGCGACGGATGATAAGCCCCCATGATCAGGTTCTCCTCCACGCTCATGTCACGGAAGGTCAAACGGTCCTCGGTGATCAGCGCCACGCCATGGTTGGCCATATGCCAGGTCGGCGTGCCGTTCAAACGCCCGCCGTCGAGACGGATCTCGCCGCCGTTCACCGGCAGCAGTCCCATGATCGTGCGCAGCAGGGTGGTCTTGCCGGCGCCATTCGGACCGATGATGGCCGTCAGCTCGCCGGCCTGCGCCCGCATCGACACATCCCACAATACGTTGATGGCGCCATAACCGGCGCGCACCCGGTCCAGTTCAAGCATTGCCGGCTCCAACCGTGGCTCCCGTATAGCTGCGCATCACCTCGGGATCGCGGAAGACGGCATCCGGCGCGCCATCGGCGATCAACTGGCCGAAATTTAGCACCACCACCCGCGCGCACAGGGCGCTGATGGTCTCGATATCGTGCTCGATCATGACGATGCCGACGCCAAAACGCGTATGTATCTCCCTGAGCATCTCCATGAAGCGGCGCTTGCCGGTGGTCTCCAGTCCCGCCAGCACTTCGTCGAGCAGCAGCAGCTTGGGCGATGTCGCCAGCGCCTTGGCAACTTCCAGCGCTTTCAACTCGGTCAGCGACAATTCGGTGGAGGCGTCGCGGGCGGCCTTATCGGCCAGGCTGGTGAATTCCAGGATTTCGTCGATCTGCTTCGTGTCGATCTTGTCGGCGCCGAAGCGCTGGGCCACGATCAGGTTCTCGCGCACCGTGAGTTCATGCATCGGCTGCGGCACCTGGAAGGTGCGGCCGATGCCCAGCCGCGCGCGCCGGTACATGGGCGTGCGCAGCACGTCATGGCGATCGAAACGGATGCTGCCGCCGGTCGTGCGCACCAGTCCCGAGATGGCGTTGAAGAGCGTGGTCTTGCCGGCGCCGTTGGGGCCGACCAGTCCGACCACGTCGCCGGTGCCGACATTGAGCGTCACGTTGTTGACCGCCGTCAGGCCGCCGAAGCGCACCGAGAGGTTGTTCAGTTCAAGCATGGTCGTTCCTTCCTGGCTTGGAAGCGGGCTTTTGCAGCAGCGGCAGCAGGCCGGTGGGACTGAAGATGATCATCGCGACGAGCAGGCCGCCCAGCACCAGTTGATGCCCGGTGGGGATCAGCGCCTTGAATACCAGTTGATCGAGCAGATACACCACCAGCGCGCCGATCACCGGTCCGGCGATGGTGCGGTAGCCGCCGAAGATGGCGGCGACGATGGGCAGCGTCACCCAGACGCCGTTGAAGGCGTAATCCGGTTCGAGGAAATTCAGGTAGTGCGCGTTGAAAGCGCCCGCCACGCCGGCCATGAAGGCCGACACCATCAACATCAGCCCCTTGAGCAGCGTGCTGTTGACGCCAACCACGCGGGTGGCGTCCTCGCTGTCGTGCATCGCGCGCAGGGCCAGGCCGTAGTGGCTGGCGCGGATGGCGCGATAGGCCAGCGCGAACAGCAGTACGATGGTGAGGATGACCAGATAGGCGCCGGTCTTGCCACCCATGTCGACGCCGAACATGTTCGGTAGCGGCGTGGGTAGCACCGGGATATTGCCGATGCCGCCGGAGCCGCCGGTGACCGACGTCCATTCGGTGGCGACGATGCGGAAGATATGGGCGTACGCCAGGATCGCCAGGGCGAAGTAGGGGCCGCGCAGGCGCAATACCGGCAGCATCGCCAGCGAGGCGACCACCGCGCCGGCGCCGCCCAGCGCCATCCCGGCCGGCACCGGTAGTCCGGCCTTGAGCGTGACAATGGCCGAGACATACGCGCCGACGCCGAAGAAGGCGCTGTGGCCGAAGCTGACCATGCCCCCCAGATTGCCCAGCAAGGCCCACGACAGCGCCACGCAGCCGATCACCAGCGCCGCGACGACCATACTCATGATGTACTGGTTTGCGCCGAACAGCAGCGGTACGGCGCCGTAGCCGGCGGCCAGCAGCGCGACGAAGAGCGGCCAGCCGCGCGACGGCTCGAGGCGGCCGCTCATCCGCGCCTCCGGCTTGCGCCCATCAGGCCATTCGGCATCACGAACAGCACCAGCAGGAATAGCATCATGCCGGCCAGCTCCTGCAGGGCGGAACTGGCCAGGGTGACGGTCAGCGCCTCGGCCACGCCAAGCAGCACGGCGCCGAGCAGCACGCCGGGGATCGAACCGACCCCGGCCAGCACGGTGATGATGAACGCCTTGACGGTCAGCGCGCCGCCGTACGCCGGCTGGATCACGCCGTAGCTGTACAGCGCGACGCCGGCGAATCCGGCCAGCATGCCGGCGACGATGAAGGACACCAGTTCCGTGCGCGCCGGCGGAATACCCATCAACTTGGCCGCCTCGCGGTTGCTGGAGACGGCGCGCAGCGCGCGGCCATACCAGCTGCGCGACAGCCACCACCACAAGCCGGCCATCAGCAGCAGGCTGACGATGAAGAACACTGCCTCGCCGCGCATGCTGTACAGCGGCCCGACGACAAACGCCTCCTGCAGCCAGCTGGAACTGGTCGAGCGCACATCGGCCTTCCAGATCAGCAGGATCAGGTTCGTCATGATCACGCCGATGCCGAAGGTGAGTATCAGCGAGTTGATCTCGCGGTCCTTGCGGATGCGGCTGACGATGCCGTACACGCCGGCCGATGTCAGGCTGACGACGATCACGGCGATAGGAATCGCCCACGCGGGATTGAGCCCCAGCCCTGATTCCACCGTGTAGGCGATATAGGCCGCCAGCAGCACCAGCTCTCCGTGGGCGAGGTTAATCACCCGCATGGTGCCGAACACCAGCGCCAGTCCCAGCGCGATCAGCGCGTAGGAGCCGCCTTGGAGCAGGCCTGAATACAGCGCCTGCAGAATAAGGTCGGTCATGCGCCGATGCCCGCGCTTACCACGGTTTTCCCGGATAGACCATCTTGCCGGTGGCGTTGGACGCCGGCCAGACGATGACGATGTTCTTGCCCTGGTGCTGGGCCATGCGGTGGACGAAGTTCAGGTTGTCGCCGTTGGCTCCGAACTGCACGCGGCCGATCAGCGTTTCGCGGTCGGTCTTGCGCAGCTCCTCGGCGACGCCGCCTTTCTTGACCGTGCCCTTGTCGGCGGCGCGGGCGATGGCCTCGAACAGCAGCATCGATTGCACGTAGCCGAACTGGCCCAGGTAGTCCGGCTCTTTCTTGTACAGCGCCTTGTAGGCGGCGGCGAAAGCCTTGCCGTCGGCAGTGTCGAAGGTGGCGGGGAAGGGCAGCAGTGCGGTGCCGTACACGTTGGGCATCAGGTCGGGGAATTCGGCCGCCATCTTGGGCGTCGCCAGCGACCACACGCCGATCAGCGCCTTGACGGGCGGCTTGAGCACGCGCGCCGCGCGCAGGATGCCGACATAGTCGTTCTCGTAGCCGACCATCAAAATCACTTCGGACTTGTCCTGCAGCCGGATCTTGTTGACGATCGGCTTGAAGTCCGTGATGGCCGGGTCGAACGAATGCGCCGTCGCTTTTACACCCTTCGCCGCGAGCGCTTTTTGCACCGAGTTGGCCAGGTCGGAGGTCGCTTCCTTGGTGGAGAAGATGATGGACACGCTCTTCGCGCCCATGTCGGCCAGCGTGCCCAGGACGGCTTTTTCGTAGCCGGCGGTGTTATTGATGCGGAAGAAATTCTTGCGGCCGCTGTTGACGAGGTTATCGTCGACGCCACCGGAGGTGATATAGGGCAGCGCCAATTTATTGGCCGCGTCGGAGGCGGGGGAGATGTTGTTGGAGCCGTAGCCGCCGGTGATGGCGATCGCGCCCTCGCTGGCCAGCTTCTCGACCGCCGCCACCGCCTTGGCCGGCGCCGATTCGTCATCGATGGTAACGATCTTGATTTTGTGTTTGCCGTTGCCCTTGTTGAAGACATCGGCGGCGACCATCACGCCTTCCTGCATGCCCGCGCCCACCCGCGCCAGGGTCCCGGTCAGCGGCAGCTGCG is part of the Oxalobacteraceae bacterium OTU3CAMAD1 genome and encodes:
- a CDS encoding type 1 glutamine amidotransferase — protein: MSTGPDDKDIIDVPPEDVHVQETPHRRASDHERRSTRPEVGTPRYLDPGDNVFSLWGRVVMARYRRVAASITRHIIQRPLHIGVSARIFHPEAGATGLRSKNLQYLEESIAQWVMSRDVLVFMIPTVNTDGLLHPSNIRLRDYARHLDGLVLQGGADVSPQSYSETPTRPEWGGDRARDMYELELLHEFVEAGKPVLGICRGCQLINVAFGGTLYQDIASDVPDSLAHVNDEYDRNRHEISFPAGSSLSKLFKGHQTGLVNSIHHQAVKTLGRDMVVEALSVPDNMVEAIRYRKAPFVMGLQWHPEFHSAGGVELLDCTGILDNFLRVARETRF
- a CDS encoding LysR family transcriptional regulator, whose translation is MISLKQFKYFVEIVEAGSYSRAAEKLYIAQSALSRQIKELEDELQTQLLTRDSRHIELTPAGQLFFERGKRILDDIDDTVVQARQVGLGARGVIRLQHSSSVILTPTLTGAIARLLELSPGVTLEVSMAPSDNQTLDIEEGRADIGLIRLPTLRKYPHIHVRQVSTERLMVAVSHHSPLAALDNVELASLSKEKFISIPHKDRGGLSYLVANLCLEQGFFPTPARALSRKSSQLSLIAAGLGIAIVPECMRLMAPDGVCFVPLANGKLLSAVGLVCLREADPLVAGFADGLLDLVTTDSCKDL
- a CDS encoding DUF4105 domain-containing protein, giving the protein MNKNNLLVGARVLASVVLSILSVWGGLALWFQLPALRWPAVVVWGVGAVVTLGLWWRKRNARVALPWLAAMIALMAWWSTLQPTHNRVWADDVSRMVTGQVQGGVVTLDQVRNFDWRSDTDYTQRWEARSYDLDQLRSVDVAMSYWMGPAIAHTLVSFGFADGRYLTFSIEIRKQRGESFDAIAGFFKGFETVLIAADERDILRVRTNVRDEDMYLYRLKMPPEAMRSLFLAYLDEGAKLKREPRFYNTLTANCTTIIFEMARRIDPGLPLDWRLLASGYLDRYLFDIGALAGGQDFETLRRNAHITQRARAADKDEDFSTRIRTVAR
- a CDS encoding ABC transporter ATP-binding protein, whose protein sequence is MLELDRVRAGYGAINVLWDVSMRAQAGELTAIIGPNGAGKTTLLRTIMGLLPVNGGEIRLDGGRLNGTPTWHMANHGVALITEDRLTFRDMSVEENLIMGAYHPSHRAHVKARLEKSYLMFPRLRERRAQLAGSLSGGEAQMLAMARALMSEPRLLLVDEPSLGLAPVIANEVFETLERLKAGGRSIILVEQNTERAIGIADHVYLMQSGKVVLSQRAAEVSLDRVNALYFAR
- a CDS encoding ABC transporter ATP-binding protein, which codes for MLELNNLSVRFGGLTAVNNVTLNVGTGDVVGLVGPNGAGKTTLFNAISGLVRTTGGSIRFDRHDVLRTPMYRRARLGIGRTFQVPQPMHELTVRENLIVAQRFGADKIDTKQIDEILEFTSLADKAARDASTELSLTELKALEVAKALATSPKLLLLDEVLAGLETTGKRRFMEMLREIHTRFGVGIVMIEHDIETISALCARVVVLNFGQLIADGAPDAVFRDPEVMRSYTGATVGAGNA
- a CDS encoding branched-chain amino acid ABC transporter permease; amino-acid sequence: MSGRLEPSRGWPLFVALLAAGYGAVPLLFGANQYIMSMVVAALVIGCVALSWALLGNLGGMVSFGHSAFFGVGAYVSAIVTLKAGLPVPAGMALGGAGAVVASLAMLPVLRLRGPYFALAILAYAHIFRIVATEWTSVTGGSGGIGNIPVLPTPLPNMFGVDMGGKTGAYLVILTIVLLFALAYRAIRASHYGLALRAMHDSEDATRVVGVNSTLLKGLMLMVSAFMAGVAGAFNAHYLNFLEPDYAFNGVWVTLPIVAAIFGGYRTIAGPVIGALVVYLLDQLVFKALIPTGHQLVLGGLLVAMIIFSPTGLLPLLQKPASKPGRNDHA
- a CDS encoding branched-chain amino acid ABC transporter permease; the encoded protein is MTDLILQALYSGLLQGGSYALIALGLALVFGTMRVINLAHGELVLLAAYIAYTVESGLGLNPAWAIPIAVIVVSLTSAGVYGIVSRIRKDREINSLILTFGIGVIMTNLILLIWKADVRSTSSSWLQEAFVVGPLYSMRGEAVFFIVSLLLMAGLWWWLSRSWYGRALRAVSSNREAAKLMGIPPARTELVSFIVAGMLAGFAGVALYSYGVIQPAYGGALTVKAFIITVLAGVGSIPGVLLGAVLLGVAEALTVTLASSALQELAGMMLFLLVLFVMPNGLMGASRRRG
- a CDS encoding ABC transporter substrate-binding protein, which gives rise to MRKITMAASLAVMMTVMAARANAEEFIVGAQLPLTGTLARVGAGMQEGVMVAADVFNKGNGKHKIKIVTIDDESAPAKAVAAVEKLASEGAIAITGGYGSNNISPASDAANKLALPYITSGGVDDNLVNSGRKNFFRINNTAGYEKAVLGTLADMGAKSVSIIFSTKEATSDLANSVQKALAAKGVKATAHSFDPAITDFKPIVNKIRLQDKSEVILMVGYENDYVGILRAARVLKPPVKALIGVWSLATPKMAAEFPDLMPNVYGTALLPFPATFDTADGKAFAAAYKALYKKEPDYLGQFGYVQSMLLFEAIARAADKGTVKKGGVAEELRKTDRETLIGRVQFGANGDNLNFVHRMAQHQGKNIVIVWPASNATGKMVYPGKPW